Proteins encoded together in one Gammaproteobacteria bacterium window:
- a CDS encoding inorganic diphosphatase, with protein MNLDRVAAGRDLPNDINVVIEIPAFSEPVKYEIDKDSGALLVDRFMGTAMYYPANYGFVPHTLSEDGDPVDVLVVTPFPLVNGAVIRCRPVGVLKMTDESGVDAKVLAVPVDKLSPLYSHCHGPDDLPASLLGQIGHFFEHYKDLEPGKWVKVDGWAGADEARQEILASVERFNQAAGN; from the coding sequence ATGAATCTGGACAGGGTGGCAGCGGGTCGCGACTTGCCCAATGACATCAATGTGGTGATCGAGATCCCCGCTTTCAGCGAACCGGTGAAATATGAAATCGACAAGGATTCCGGCGCCCTGCTGGTGGATCGTTTCATGGGCACTGCCATGTACTATCCCGCCAATTACGGCTTCGTTCCTCACACGCTGTCCGAAGACGGCGACCCGGTGGATGTGTTGGTGGTCACCCCCTTCCCCCTGGTCAACGGGGCCGTGATCCGCTGCCGGCCGGTGGGCGTGCTGAAGATGACGGACGAATCGGGCGTGGACGCGAAGGTGCTGGCGGTGCCGGTGGACAAGCTGAGCCCGCTGTACAGCCACTGCCACGGGCCCGACGACCTGCCCGCCAGTCTGCTGGGCCAGATCGGTCATTTCTTTGAACACTACAAAGACCTGGAGCCCGGCAAATGGGTGAAAGTGGACGGCTGGGCGGGTGCCGACGAAGCCCGGCAGGAAATTCTCGCCAGCGTCGAGCGTTTCAACCAAGCGGCCGGCAATTAA
- a CDS encoding TraR/DksA family transcriptional regulator → MASLSDAQLNTLRNSLKQRYAKLRKDIAEELARSEQEHYADLAGRVHDIGEESVADLLSDLNIAELDREINEVRDVEAALQRINMGSYGLCEMCGEPIGFERLQSQPAARRCVACQKKWEHSHGQTTPRL, encoded by the coding sequence ATGGCAAGCTTAAGCGATGCCCAGCTCAACACGCTCAGGAACAGTTTGAAGCAGCGCTACGCCAAGCTGCGCAAAGACATCGCCGAGGAGCTGGCGCGCAGTGAGCAGGAGCACTACGCTGATCTGGCCGGCCGGGTCCACGATATTGGGGAAGAGTCAGTGGCTGATTTGCTTTCGGATCTGAACATCGCGGAGCTGGACCGGGAAATCAACGAAGTACGGGACGTCGAGGCCGCCTTGCAGCGGATCAATATGGGCAGCTACGGCCTGTGTGAGATGTGCGGCGAGCCGATCGGCTTTGAGCGCCTGCAATCCCAGCCTGCGGCGCGGCGTTGCGTGGCCTGCCAGAAAAAGTGGGAACACAGCCATGGGCAGACGACGCCCCGCCTGTAA